In Bacteroidota bacterium, the genomic window TGGATCAGGGAAGAGAAGCGCTTCGCGCGAAGCTTGCCGACCTTGCCGGATGTTCTCCTGAAGAAATCGCCATTAACAGAAACTCAACAGAAGCATTGAACACCACCATCTTCGGATTGAACCTGAAAGCAGGAGATGAAGTGGTTGGAACGTTACAGGATTATCCGAACATGATCAATGCATGGAAGCAGCGGCAAAAACGAGAAGGAATAAAATATATTCAGATCAATCTTGAACTTCCTAATGACGATGACGTGGCAATTACAAAGCAGTATACCAATGCGTTCACGGATAAAACGAAAGTGGTTCACATCACGCACATGATAAACTGGAACGGAAATCTTATGCCTGCTCAACTGATTGCTGATGAAGCGAAGAAAAAAGCCCCGAAGGGGCAGGAAATAGATGTAATACTTGATGCAGCGCATTCATTTGGTTTATTTGATTTCAAAGTGCCTGATACAAATTGCGACTACATGGGAACCAGTTTGCATAAATTCCTTTGCGCTCCTTTCGGAAGCGGGATGTATTATATAAGGAAGGAAAAAATAAAAGATGTATGGCCTTTGCTGGCAAGTTCCGTTGCGGATGATGACATCCGAAAGTTTGAAACGATAGGCACGCGCTCGTTTGCCAGTGAGATGGCGATTGGAGCTGCGGTGGATTTTCATAATGTGATTGGAAGCAAACGCAAGGAAGAGCGCATCCGCTTCTTGAAAAACTACTGGACAGAAAAAGTGGTGAAGAACCCGAAAGTGAAGATTCATACTTCAACCAACCCGAAACATTCCTGCGCCATTGCGCTTTTCAGCATTGAAGGATGGAAGCCGGAAGAGATTGAACAGAAGCTCCTTGACAAATACAAAATACACTGCATCACCATTAACTGGGAAAACGTGCACGGTGTGCGCGTAACGCCTAACGTTTACACTACTCCAAAAGATTTGGACAGATTAGTGAAAGCAGTGGAAGAAATTGCTGTGAGTGCTCCAACGGAGGCGAAGAAGTAAAATACTATCAAGGCACGAAAAAAAACTGCGTACCTTTACCTGATGAAAATAAAATATCTTTCAGAGCAGGATATTATTGAATTGAATGTAGTCGCTCTGAGTTTAATCAAAATCAAGAAAGCGGATAAGAGCGAACTATTGAGTTATTATAAATTAAAAGCAATAGTTGAAGGTTGTAAGAAATTAAAAGGAGACATTTATGATAAAACTGCATTTCTATTGAAAGAAATCATCAAACAACACGCATTTGCAAGCGGAAACAGAAGAACTGCATTTATTGCTGCAAAACATTTCTTAACTTTGAATAACGCCATATTTAATATTAAAGACGAACCCGAGTACGCAAAAATAATGACAGGCATCCGCGAAAATTATTATTCGGATGAAGAAATAAAAAACTGGATTCAAAATGGACAAATCAGAGAATTTAAAAGACGCTGAACTGTATCAGCAAGTTTGCACAGCACTAAAGAAAATTGGCAACGCTCAATTGCCTTCGCAGGAAGAATTTTACCAGCACCTGAAAAAAATTAAACAACTTATTGAAGGGCATAAATCTTTGCTGACTGCAATTGGGAAATTATAATCCCTCCATTTGAGCGCTCCAACGGAAGCGAAGAAGTAAATACAAAAGACAATGAAAAAACTTTTTCTTATCTCAACAATTTTTCTGACCTTGACAGTTGCACACGGGCAGACAACTTTTCAGAAAACTTATGGAGGAACGAATGCTGACGTTGGATATTCGGTTGAGCAAACTTCAGATGGAGGATTCGTTATTGCAGGATATACTCCAAGTTTCGGTGCAGGCAATAATGATGTTTATTTAATCAAGACCGATGGAAATGGAAACAGCGGATGTAATGAGAGTAATCCAGCCGATGTAGTAACATCTCCTGCATCAATTACAACAACCCCTGCAACTCTTGTTTCATTTGGGGGCATAACAGGAAATCCTGTCACACAAACAGGAAGCGGAGGAACTGAAACTACTCTTTGCACGACAGTAGGAATAAATGAAAACAATTATCAGCAGACAGTTTCTCTTTACCCCAACCCCTTCTCCACCCAAACAACTTTGCAATTAGATAAAACTTTAAAGAACGCAACCCTCACGGTTTATAATTCTTTCGGGCAGCAAGTAAAACAACTGAAAAATATTAATGGGCAGGCAATTACTTTGCACCGCGACAATCTTCCAAGCGGGTTGTACTTTATTCGCTTAACAACCCCCACTCCGTTTTCCTCCCCTAATGGGGGAGGTCAGGAGGGGGCTGGCTGGGGTGAGGTCGCAACCGAGAAGTTAATAATCACCGACTGACAACCACAAAAGACAATGCAACGATAGACAGTTACTTTGTATCT contains:
- a CDS encoding aminotransferase class V-fold PLP-dependent enzyme; this translates as MNSRRSFLKQAIWFTGAIPFLEMTNPLFAKEFQKRAEKNLLLPPDAMSSDEDFWGWIKEQFTVSSQLLYLNNGGVSPQPKCVQDAHIKYYQMANEGPSYYMWRILDQGREALRAKLADLAGCSPEEIAINRNSTEALNTTIFGLNLKAGDEVVGTLQDYPNMINAWKQRQKREGIKYIQINLELPNDDDVAITKQYTNAFTDKTKVVHITHMINWNGNLMPAQLIADEAKKKAPKGQEIDVILDAAHSFGLFDFKVPDTNCDYMGTSLHKFLCAPFGSGMYYIRKEKIKDVWPLLASSVADDDIRKFETIGTRSFASEMAIGAAVDFHNVIGSKRKEERIRFLKNYWTEKVVKNPKVKIHTSTNPKHSCAIALFSIEGWKPEEIEQKLLDKYKIHCITINWENVHGVRVTPNVYTTPKDLDRLVKAVEEIAVSAPTEAKK
- a CDS encoding type II toxin-antitoxin system death-on-curing family toxin; amino-acid sequence: MKIKYLSEQDIIELNVVALSLIKIKKADKSELLSYYKLKAIVEGCKKLKGDIYDKTAFLLKEIIKQHAFASGNRRTAFIAAKHFLTLNNAIFNIKDEPEYAKIMTGIRENYYSDEEIKNWIQNGQIREFKRR
- a CDS encoding T9SS type A sorting domain-containing protein — encoded protein: MKKLFLISTIFLTLTVAHGQTTFQKTYGGTNADVGYSVEQTSDGGFVIAGYTPSFGAGNNDVYLIKTDGNGNSGCNESNPADVVTSPASITTTPATLVSFGGITGNPVTQTGSGGTETTLCTTVGINENNYQQTVSLYPNPFSTQTTLQLDKTLKNATLTVYNSFGQQVKQLKNINGQAITLHRDNLPSGLYFIRLTTPTPFSSPNGGGQEGAGWGEVATEKLIITD